In Prevotella sp. oral taxon 475, one DNA window encodes the following:
- a CDS encoding FKBP-type peptidyl-prolyl cis-trans isomerase: protein MDKVSYALGLGIGRQLSQMGADNLNIDCFARAIKDVLAGSKLELDEREAQQIVQDFFQKQEEKQRSAAAEKGKVAKEQGENYLAENAKKEGIVTLPSGLQYQILKEGNGKSPKATDQVKCHYEGMLVDGTMFDSSIQRGAPATFPLNGVIAGWTEGLQLMKEGAKYRFFIPYHLGYGERGAGSSIPPFAALVFDVELIEVL from the coding sequence ATGGATAAAGTGAGCTATGCTTTAGGGCTCGGTATCGGGCGACAACTCTCACAGATGGGTGCAGACAACCTGAACATCGACTGCTTTGCACGCGCCATCAAAGACGTATTGGCAGGTTCGAAGCTCGAGTTGGACGAACGCGAAGCACAACAAATCGTGCAAGACTTCTTCCAAAAGCAAGAAGAAAAACAACGTTCTGCTGCCGCCGAGAAAGGCAAAGTGGCCAAAGAACAAGGCGAAAACTATCTGGCAGAGAATGCCAAGAAAGAAGGCATCGTTACCCTTCCCAGCGGCTTGCAATATCAGATTCTCAAAGAGGGAAACGGAAAAAGCCCCAAAGCCACCGACCAAGTGAAATGCCATTACGAAGGCATGCTCGTAGACGGAACGATGTTCGACAGTTCCATTCAGCGTGGTGCACCCGCCACCTTCCCGCTAAACGGAGTCATCGCCGGTTGGACCGAGGGCCTGCAACTGATGAAAGAAGGGGCCAAGTATCGCTTCTTCATCCCCTACCACTTAGGTTATGGCGAACGCGGCGCAGGCAGTTCCATTCCGCCCTTTGCCGCTTTGGTGTTCGATGTAGAGCTCATCGAAGTGCTGTAG
- a CDS encoding Sir2 family NAD-dependent protein deacetylase → MKKIVFLTGAGMSVESGFKTFRGADGLWENFPVQQVATHEGWLADPTLVTNFYNDLRQKLFLSQPNEGHRLIAQLESRFRVTVVTQNVDNLHERAGSSRVIHLHGELAKVCSSADPYNPRFRRQLTSETARVVPGTLAEDGSLLRPFIVFFGEAVPMIEPAIEETIEADVFVVVGTSLNVYPAAGLLHHVPPQVPVFIIDPDPISTRHRRPMTQLQMGASQGMRELTDRFFALENGPSL, encoded by the coding sequence ATGAAGAAAATCGTATTCCTTACGGGAGCGGGGATGTCGGTAGAGAGCGGATTCAAGACGTTCAGAGGGGCTGATGGACTGTGGGAGAACTTCCCCGTTCAGCAGGTGGCAACGCATGAAGGATGGCTGGCCGACCCTACTTTGGTGACGAACTTTTATAATGACTTGCGCCAAAAGCTGTTCCTCTCGCAGCCCAACGAGGGGCACCGACTCATTGCGCAGCTGGAGAGTCGCTTTCGGGTGACGGTAGTAACGCAGAACGTTGACAATCTGCACGAACGGGCTGGCTCGTCGAGGGTGATTCATCTGCATGGCGAATTGGCGAAGGTTTGTTCTTCGGCCGACCCTTACAATCCGCGTTTCCGCCGACAGCTTACGTCCGAAACGGCTCGTGTGGTACCTGGAACGTTGGCAGAGGACGGGTCGCTGCTGCGTCCTTTCATTGTGTTCTTTGGCGAGGCGGTGCCGATGATCGAACCGGCCATCGAGGAAACCATCGAGGCTGATGTGTTTGTCGTCGTGGGTACGTCGTTGAATGTCTATCCGGCAGCAGGGCTTCTCCATCATGTTCCACCCCAGGTGCCGGTCTTTATCATCGACCCCGACCCCATCAGCACTCGCCATCGCCGGCCGATGACGCAATTACAGATGGGGGCTTCGCAGGGCATGCGCGAACTGACGGATCGGTTTTTCGCACTCGAAAATGGACCGAGCCTTTAG
- a CDS encoding CapA family protein has product MSSLLFTPSLLFTPLLLHFLFSLLSSPPTLSGPSSSIKSDTLTITFTGDILLDRGVRRPIARGGVESLFSLGVQHVLATSNLVIGNLECPATRIREPVFKRFVFRAEPEWLSVLRRYGFTHLNLANNHSIDQGRQALQDTRHNISQAGMTPVGAGQTMAEAAAPVKLSAHPRPVYLIASLRLPLENYAYLPHRPCVSQEPEDSLLTRVRRLRMEHPQAYLIVCLHWGREHELQPTAAQRQLAHQLVEAGTDLLVGHHSHTLQTIEDYRGSRIYYSIGNFIFDQSRPLNTRACLVRLRLTNRSATIETLPIEIRHCVPWLIGT; this is encoded by the coding sequence ATGTCTTCACTCCTTTTCACTCCTTCACTCCTTTTCACTCCTTTGCTCCTCCACTTCCTTTTCTCTTTACTCTCTTCACCTCCTACTCTCTCCGGTCCTTCCTCCTCAATCAAGAGCGATACCCTCACCATCACCTTCACGGGCGATATTCTGCTCGACCGAGGCGTGCGTCGGCCCATCGCCCGAGGAGGCGTAGAGAGTCTCTTTAGTCTCGGCGTGCAACATGTTCTGGCCACGTCGAATCTCGTGATAGGCAACCTCGAGTGCCCCGCCACCCGCATCCGAGAACCCGTGTTCAAGCGATTCGTCTTTCGGGCCGAGCCCGAGTGGCTCTCGGTGCTACGCCGATACGGATTCACCCACCTCAACCTGGCCAACAATCACAGCATCGATCAAGGTCGGCAAGCCCTGCAAGACACGCGCCACAACATCTCTCAGGCCGGGATGACGCCCGTGGGAGCGGGCCAGACGATGGCAGAAGCTGCTGCCCCGGTGAAGCTCTCCGCTCATCCGCGCCCCGTCTATCTGATCGCCTCGTTGCGCCTACCACTCGAAAACTACGCTTATCTGCCCCATCGACCTTGCGTAAGTCAAGAACCGGAAGACTCGCTCCTGACTCGCGTTCGTCGTCTGCGGATGGAGCATCCACAAGCCTATCTCATCGTGTGCCTGCATTGGGGGCGCGAACATGAACTCCAACCCACCGCCGCACAACGGCAACTGGCCCACCAATTGGTGGAAGCCGGAACCGATCTCCTCGTTGGCCATCACAGCCACACGCTGCAAACCATCGAAGACTATCGTGGAAGCCGTATCTACTACAGCATCGGCAACTTCATCTTCGACCAGTCTCGCCCTCTCAACACCCGCGCCTGTCTCGTTCGGCTGCGACTCACCAACCGTTCGGCTACCATAGAAACCCTTCCCATTGAAATCCGCCACTGCGTTCCCTGGCTGATAGGGACCTAA
- a CDS encoding FKBP-type peptidyl-prolyl cis-trans isomerase: MKKMTIVAAMAIVAATLYSCGNSTPKADLKSDVDSMSYAMGLSQTQGLKEYMVSRMGVDTAYMADFVKGLNDGANAGDDKKKAAYYAGIQIGQQISNQMVKGINHELFGEDSTKTISLKNFMAGFIAGTTGKKALMPMEKAMEVAQTKMQQIKAKNMEKEYGPNKVAGEKFLAANKTKPGVKTLKGGVQYKVIKEGSGAIPTDTSNVKVHYEGKTIDGKVFDSSYTRGEPVTLRANQVIKGWTEVLTHMPVGSVWEVYIPQELAYGEREQAQIKPFSALIFKIELVSIEK, encoded by the coding sequence ATGAAGAAAATGACAATCGTAGCCGCTATGGCTATCGTTGCTGCAACGCTTTATTCTTGCGGCAACTCCACTCCTAAGGCCGACCTCAAGAGTGATGTAGACTCGATGAGTTACGCCATGGGACTTTCTCAAACCCAAGGTCTCAAAGAATACATGGTTTCGCGTATGGGCGTAGACACCGCCTATATGGCCGACTTTGTGAAAGGTTTGAACGACGGAGCCAATGCCGGCGACGACAAAAAGAAGGCTGCCTACTATGCCGGAATCCAAATCGGACAGCAGATTTCCAACCAAATGGTAAAGGGTATCAATCATGAACTCTTCGGAGAAGACTCCACTAAGACCATCTCTTTGAAGAATTTCATGGCTGGTTTCATTGCCGGCACCACCGGAAAGAAAGCTTTGATGCCTATGGAAAAGGCTATGGAAGTGGCACAAACCAAGATGCAGCAAATCAAAGCCAAGAACATGGAGAAAGAATACGGCCCCAACAAGGTAGCCGGAGAAAAGTTCCTGGCAGCCAACAAAACCAAACCGGGCGTGAAAACCCTCAAAGGCGGCGTTCAATACAAAGTGATCAAGGAGGGAAGCGGTGCTATCCCCACCGACACCTCTAACGTAAAAGTGCACTACGAGGGCAAAACCATCGACGGAAAAGTCTTTGACAGCTCTTATACCCGTGGCGAACCCGTAACGCTGAGAGCCAATCAAGTGATCAAAGGCTGGACTGAAGTGCTCACCCACATGCCCGTTGGCAGTGTATGGGAAGTGTACATCCCGCAAGAACTCGCCTATGGCGAACGCGAACAGGCACAGATCAAGCCCTTCTCGGCTCTGATTTTCAAGATCGAACTTGTTTCTATCGAAAAATAA
- a CDS encoding DUF3160 domain-containing protein has protein sequence MKKGMLFTLAMAAGMSLWAQEKPKQVILPGKGKLDIEQFYKHIDTKMDLSRLSLAELRVLRNGFAARKGYIFKEADLRSIYAQTSWYDSITWERMDNPQTGATLTDDPKEDYGQPPLKLLPAEQAFVDRIRQQEARLLREKAQPAKGHIVNLDLLLNPFQLEEFDPRLQSALARNGFAIVPDTKLQLFHIYEKNDYTDFPSFVTTDLYLQLFHFYFDNVLRDVEERRLDSLTTLFCQGMFNRMTELLTRPRLGAETRRAAEYAQAYFAIALTLETGRVPAGTRPAYRRIVEEEVARVNRAENTLSEFLGYPGPVLFPYSLFRPRGHYTRSARIQRYFRTMMWLQTVPFGTDKPDQLKRAALLAWTIGRNEKMQRLYNQLFEPMTYLFGEPDNITIPQVYTILQGLLPGGEIEWMLSNSTLMADLRTQVEQLSERQTRIRPKFEATSRHKINLMPQRYMPDAEVLNEMVDSRNDPAHRAVPAGLDVFAALGCPAAERILLDEREEDRRWEGFRPTLDSMRVRMGQIDWQQTLATRWIDALREMNRPVLRAPYFMQTSAWEKKNLNTALASWAELKHDAILYAKQPMGAECGSGGPPEPVVKGYVEPNVAFWSRAVALTEHLDSLLRRFDLMTDKARRTTERVREMAEFLLNVSRKELAGTGLLDDEEYKSIEIIGSQCENISLDLARNDEEYLSGWDDISGADKSVAIVADVYTANAPNNPHPSILYEATGPAHQLYVVVPIGGEFYLMRGAVLSYREFEQSIDEPRLTDEEWQERLHQKPLLGLPRWMNDILVPLEQQPADNEEIFYSSGC, from the coding sequence ATGAAAAAAGGAATGCTGTTTACGCTCGCAATGGCTGCGGGCATGAGTCTGTGGGCACAGGAGAAGCCCAAGCAGGTGATTCTACCGGGCAAGGGAAAGCTCGACATTGAGCAGTTTTACAAGCACATCGATACAAAAATGGACCTGTCTCGGCTCTCGTTGGCCGAACTGCGAGTGCTGCGTAATGGTTTTGCAGCACGCAAGGGCTATATCTTTAAAGAGGCCGACCTGCGCAGCATCTATGCACAGACGTCATGGTATGACTCGATTACCTGGGAACGGATGGACAACCCACAAACGGGCGCAACACTCACCGACGATCCGAAAGAGGATTACGGTCAGCCGCCTCTCAAGCTGCTCCCGGCAGAGCAGGCCTTCGTCGACCGCATCCGCCAACAGGAAGCTCGCCTCCTTCGAGAAAAGGCTCAGCCGGCAAAAGGGCACATTGTGAACCTCGATCTGTTACTCAATCCTTTCCAACTCGAAGAGTTCGACCCGCGACTTCAATCCGCCCTCGCCCGCAACGGCTTTGCCATCGTACCCGACACAAAGCTGCAACTCTTCCACATCTACGAGAAAAACGACTACACCGACTTCCCCAGCTTCGTCACGACCGATCTCTACCTGCAACTCTTCCACTTCTACTTCGACAACGTCTTGCGCGACGTCGAGGAACGACGGCTCGACTCACTCACCACGCTCTTCTGTCAGGGTATGTTCAACCGCATGACCGAACTCCTGACCCGTCCGCGGCTCGGAGCCGAAACCCGCCGCGCCGCCGAATACGCTCAGGCCTATTTCGCCATAGCCTTGACGTTGGAAACGGGTCGAGTGCCTGCCGGAACGCGCCCCGCCTACCGCCGCATCGTGGAGGAGGAGGTGGCCAGGGTGAACAGAGCCGAGAACACGCTGTCGGAATTTCTGGGCTATCCCGGTCCTGTGCTGTTTCCCTATTCGCTTTTCCGTCCGCGCGGCCACTACACCCGTTCAGCGCGTATCCAACGCTACTTCCGCACGATGATGTGGTTGCAGACCGTTCCCTTCGGCACCGACAAGCCCGATCAGCTCAAACGGGCGGCTTTGCTGGCCTGGACGATCGGTCGGAACGAGAAGATGCAACGCCTCTATAACCAGCTCTTCGAGCCGATGACGTATCTCTTCGGCGAGCCCGACAACATCACCATCCCGCAGGTGTACACCATCCTGCAGGGTCTGCTACCGGGGGGCGAGATCGAATGGATGCTCTCCAACTCTACGTTGATGGCCGACCTGCGCACACAGGTGGAGCAACTCTCGGAACGGCAGACGCGCATCCGACCGAAATTCGAGGCCACAAGTCGGCACAAAATCAACCTCATGCCGCAACGTTACATGCCCGACGCTGAAGTGCTCAACGAGATGGTCGACTCCCGCAACGACCCTGCCCATCGAGCTGTTCCCGCCGGGCTCGACGTCTTTGCCGCCCTGGGCTGCCCCGCCGCCGAGCGAATCCTCCTTGACGAACGAGAGGAAGACCGCCGTTGGGAGGGATTCCGCCCTACGCTCGACAGCATGCGGGTGCGCATGGGACAAATCGACTGGCAGCAAACCCTGGCCACGCGCTGGATCGACGCCCTGCGGGAGATGAACCGCCCCGTGCTCCGTGCCCCTTATTTTATGCAGACATCTGCGTGGGAGAAGAAAAACCTGAACACGGCCCTGGCTTCATGGGCCGAGCTGAAGCACGACGCCATCCTCTATGCCAAACAGCCGATGGGGGCCGAGTGCGGCTCGGGCGGTCCGCCGGAACCGGTAGTTAAAGGTTACGTCGAACCCAACGTGGCCTTCTGGAGCCGAGCCGTGGCCCTGACCGAACACCTCGACAGTCTGCTGCGCCGCTTTGACCTGATGACCGATAAGGCCCGTCGAACCACCGAACGTGTGCGGGAGATGGCCGAGTTTCTGCTGAACGTCAGTCGGAAAGAACTCGCCGGCACCGGTCTGTTAGACGACGAAGAATACAAATCTATCGAGATCATCGGTTCGCAGTGCGAGAACATCTCGCTCGACCTGGCCCGCAACGACGAAGAATATCTCTCCGGTTGGGACGACATCTCCGGTGCCGACAAATCGGTGGCCATCGTGGCCGACGTCTACACCGCCAACGCTCCCAACAACCCCCATCCTTCTATCCTCTACGAAGCCACCGGTCCGGCCCATCAGCTCTACGTCGTCGTGCCCATCGGCGGCGAGTTCTACCTCATGCGCGGGGCTGTGCTCTCCTATCGCGAGTTCGAACAATCGATCGACGAACCCCGCCTCACCGACGAAGAATGGCAAGAACGCCTGCACCAAAAGCCCCTCCTGGGCCTGCCTCGTTGGATGAACGACATCCTCGTGCCATTGGAGCAACAGCCTGCCGACAACGAAGAAATTTTCTATAGTTCGGGATGCTAA
- a CDS encoding FKBP-type peptidyl-prolyl cis-trans isomerase — translation MKKTMTLALVFMASASLFSAMAGKKKETKQAVQPAATVLKTSSDSMSYAAGKTATQGLIPFIQQQYKVDTAYLESFVRGYQKAMESQQDPAFVAYMAGMQIAGMAQQRILPSVQDGLEGTKDSISAEFFNRGFIAALQKDNSVYTDSAAQKFFENRRQEVKEAVVTAYKNANVQWLADNAKKEGVVTLPSGLQYKVLVAGTGEKPKATDEAVVKYEGKLIDGTIFDSSYKRNPDTSSFRCDKVIQGWTEALQLMPVGSKWELYIPQELAYGQHQTGQIKPFSTLIFTVELISFKPSMPEVQNAPETKAPANKVVKKASPRKKK, via the coding sequence ATGAAAAAGACAATGACCTTAGCACTCGTCTTCATGGCGAGTGCTTCTTTATTTTCTGCCATGGCAGGAAAGAAGAAAGAGACCAAACAGGCAGTGCAACCCGCTGCCACAGTGTTGAAAACCTCGTCCGACTCGATGAGCTATGCCGCCGGAAAGACCGCCACACAAGGGCTGATTCCTTTCATTCAGCAGCAGTACAAGGTGGATACGGCCTATCTCGAATCGTTTGTGCGCGGCTATCAAAAGGCGATGGAGAGCCAGCAAGATCCCGCTTTCGTTGCCTACATGGCCGGAATGCAGATTGCCGGCATGGCGCAACAGCGCATCCTACCCTCGGTACAGGATGGTTTAGAGGGTACGAAAGACTCCATTTCGGCCGAATTCTTCAATCGGGGTTTTATTGCCGCCCTGCAAAAAGACAACAGCGTCTACACCGATTCGGCTGCACAGAAGTTCTTCGAGAATCGTCGCCAGGAAGTGAAAGAAGCTGTTGTAACGGCTTATAAGAACGCGAACGTGCAGTGGTTGGCCGACAATGCCAAGAAAGAAGGCGTGGTGACACTGCCCAGCGGACTGCAATACAAAGTGTTGGTAGCCGGAACGGGCGAGAAACCGAAGGCCACCGACGAAGCCGTTGTGAAGTATGAAGGCAAGCTTATCGATGGAACCATCTTCGACAGCAGCTACAAACGCAACCCCGACACGTCTTCTTTCCGTTGCGATAAGGTGATACAGGGCTGGACAGAGGCGCTACAATTGATGCCTGTCGGCAGCAAATGGGAACTCTACATCCCGCAGGAACTGGCCTACGGACAGCATCAGACCGGACAAATCAAGCCTTTCTCAACACTGATTTTCACCGTCGAACTGATCAGCTTCAAGCCTTCCATGCCCGAAGTGCAGAACGCACCCGAGACGAAAGCCCCTGCAAACAAGGTTGTGAAGAAAGCTTCGCCCCGCAAAAAGAAATAA